The stretch of DNA agaaggggcattttttactggcacattatgggggacactatggggaagtgggagaggagcactatgagggcatttaatttactggggcactatataggggtattttatactggcatacattatggggatattagctcaactgcaggcactaagcgggggtatttcttgtactgtcatattatagggagaattattactactagggggtataatGTGGATCTTTACTACTACTAGTAGTTTTTCCATTTCACAGGGCTTTTAGAAATGGGCGGGCAAAATAATTGGAGCAGCGCGCTACATATGCCACATTTGGGGGCAGTAAATGCAATGTGTTCctgtataaaagaaaataaaagtctgcaaaataaaaatgggccacttgactggatttaatTTAATGTTAATGGTCTTACTTCTACGTCATCTCCGCGTCTCAGGAAGTGACATAGAATGTTGCAGCCCGGTGCCTAGAGAGAGCATGTGATCTGTGTTGTATCACGTGTTCGTGCTGCGATCACGTGATGAAGATGTTAACACGTAATCGCATCACAAGTGTCGCGAGTCCGTGTCTCCACCCTCATAGGAACAATGCGCATGTCAAAAATGACGTTATGGAACACTCGATGATCTAGATGATATACATATAGAGACACAGAACACAGAAGAAAGGTAAGGAGGAACACAGGAGCGGCCACCCTGAATAGAGTTTAAGAAAATGAATAAGAATAGACGAAACACCAAAATCAATGATTTTAATCTCCAATTAGAAAAATGTGACAGAATcttaatacaaatataaaaaaatgttacTAAATTATATCTGTGCATGATTCTTGTAAAGCGTGAACTCCTGATGAAAAAAATGCAAAACTGATAATGTTAATATTATAAACTAAACATCCTACAAGTGACACCAGCGCCTAAATACACGATGATGCTACGTGCAGACAATATATGAAATTAAACATTCAAATTTACAAATTGCATGATTAATTATACTGATTCTAATTGATGATTCATAATTCTCAATTTCTCTCTCCATGATTCGAAAAAGCATCTCATTGAAGTTatccataaaaatatattcatgAAGGAAATGCATGATTAAACAGTATTATTCTTGAGTTGTGTGCTCTTTGACCCAATATTCTACATTGATATCAACAAGATATGTTTGAGAGACTGTTTGACctttgctgaggtagtctatttcctTAGCATAACATTCATTTTGTATAGTGCAAATTATTATGTTTTTGGACTTTTCCAGATTAGCAGCGGTAAAGgcgtgtttgcagtgatgccacCCGTTGCAGGGCTTGTGGCTCACAGGTAATGTCGATTTGTAAGACTGAGCTATGCGATCTacacaggctatagcacaaacgagcaacatccaggtggagaacctgttGAAACGATGAGATTTCAGTTGGTGGTCCGAAGTCATCGTACGTAGAACAGATACATCCGTTCGGATTTCTTCGTCGtcatctgggtctaccaattcaaACGTGTCAGATCCGATGCTGCGAGACATTGAacggtacaggaatgcaggaTCCATAAACTatgttgtgtccttaaggtggctTGGTGTGACGGATCTAGTCGCGTGGTCCGCAGGATTATGCTGTATAGGCATGTAGggccactgtttaggacaagtcTTTTAGATAACTTGAATGGTCTTGGAGTGAGAAGGCCTGCATTAACTCATGGCTGTTGGAGGCGATTTTGTGCAACCTTAAATTAGATAGAGCGAGCATCTCTTGAGCCCTTTTCAGGAGACTGATTGCAGTCTCATTAGTGGGTGTGGATTTCCAGCAGTCGTCCACGTAGAAATCCttttccacaaaggatctgacatctgacccatactttgcttcaccctcttgggctgaatgtctgagactgtagatagcgactgcaggggaaggactgtttccgaagatgtgcactctcattTGGTACTCTTTAATGTCTTCATTGGGGTTGTTGTTGCagtaccagaagaacctcaagtagtttctatgttcttccttaacgaggaagcagtggaacatctgttgtatgtcggcCATAAATGCTACAGAATCTCTGCGGAAGTGGTGAAGTTCCTCtagaagtctgttgttgaggtctggaccagacagtaagacatcatTTAGCGAGACGCCTTCACACCTGATGCTCGAGTCGAATACTACTTGTATCTGCCCTCattttttaggatgatacacgctgaatatgggtaagtaccaacactcctcggagtcttggagcaagggtgccatttctgcatggttgttctggaatattctttccatgaaggtaaagaaatgttctctaaagtttgtgcttgagggagataaatcgactgtagacaagttctttgttgttaggtaagcgtTGTCTCTGGGGTTTAAACAGTAAAGGTGCGACCCATctttttgacttgtcttttactattccttgatccatgatatccaagaacagcctgtcttctatggacattgcaaccctgttgtcttctcttgtcctgtggaagactgtgcaccttaagtgatcttgctcaccgtcgcaggcgtggtcttcacaggaggGATCTGTGAAAGCACAAGGCACATGAGCGCtgtgtggcaattcttttatcaggaaactgctgtgacatggctggaatagggaaggacgtccattttcaagtgtgttggtgagcatactgttgactAAGGTCGGCTTGCGTGCTTCTCCTAGACAGACGTCTTTTATGATGACCCACCCTAAGTCAAGTCTCTGGGTGTATAGAGCATTTTGGGGACCGTTAATCTGTCCTCTAACCTTATGAACTCATAGTGTGTCTCTTCCAAGGAGTATttcactacagaaataccaaaactCTGGCAGAAAGAAATAGAATCATATTCTAACCCTGCTGACCAGaacacccttaacagtgaccaaaGCATCTAAGTAGTTAATCAGAGTCCCTGTGGCAAAATCACAGGTCTTTGATTAGTTGCTATGACAgcctaggtcagtgatggtgaaccttttagagaccgagtgccaaaactgcaacccaaaacccacttatttattgcaaagtgcaaacacgacaatttaacctgaatactacagtccaatatagtatatcttccatgtactctataatttagctataatagcctgcctacattcagtgctctggctgcgctgatgaatgacaggaaaagtctaaggcatactggTACACTATAGACTTTTtttcagggtgcgggtgcccacagagagggctccgagtgctgcctctggcacatGTGCCATAGAATCCGCCACCACTGACCTAGGGCCTTGTGAAGGTTCCCAtttgggatgagtgaatcgacttcggatgaaacatccaaagtcgattcgcacaaaactttgttctaatactgtacggagcaggaactccgtacagtattagaatgtattggctccgatgagctgaagttattgcttcacgaagtcttgcgagacttcgcgtaataacttcacaaattaatttgtactgtaaaaaataaaaatcccggaGTTCAGGAAATAGTTTTGACCGCTGAAGAAGAAACCTAGAGGGTTTCGAAATGCGTTTTGGGAATAGAAAACACGGCAATATATACACAGCGCAAGGACTTGTATCAGGAAGCAATCCACAAAGTTACGCAGCATGGTCAGCGTCTCAAAGCCTATAACACGCATGCGCCAGGTAATAGGTTCCGGCACCAGAGCGTGCACGGAGCATGGCAACAAGCGGTCTAAGAAGCAGATGGATACATACAAGCAAAATCACGTATGTATTAACGAAATATATCTACCATTACATCGAGATCCTGGTAAGCAGATAACATTGTTACTTACCAGATTACAACACATGACTATTGCGCTATTTATGGAACTGAGCTATTAAGTAGCAATCACAAGACTGTATAATAATAACAACCGCGTGGTATACATGGAACCTAGCCACCACAAGACTATATAATTGCAACTATATGTGATACAAAACAGCTATAACAAGACTATGCTAAATCAATCAAGAATGCTACTTTGAGCAAGCCAATAACAATAAGATACCTTGCTAATTCTCTTTATATTGCTGTGGAACGTAAAGGTTCTAAAatagtgcgtgagctccgcagtaGTAATAAATAGGGGGACTGTGACTGAGAGAGTAATGGAtgcctgagagagtagtggatgcatggaatagccttcctgcagaagtggtagctgtaaATACAGTGAagaggtttaagcatgcatgggataggcataaggccatccttcatataagatagggccaggggctattcatagtattcagtatattgggcagactagttgggccaaatggttcttatctgccgacacattctatgtttctatgtgactAGATATTATTTTATGATATGCAATTGTATGCAcaattttgtattattattttagggTTATTTTAGTTATTATTGTcctaagtttttttttaattaaatacatAGGGATTTTTGTGGTTTATGTTTGGTATATTATTTTATGTatattgcatttattttattttttttaaagggattaaaTGGAaatatattgttaataaagaaccggccaattattatatattttattaaaaactAAAATTGGCCcaatctttaaggggttaatgctatCCAGTCTCACATTGCAATCAAAGCTGGAGATCATCCATTTTCCACCTTCTACCTATCAACTTAAAATAAAACCTTCTCTGGCTGTAAGGCAGCTGGCTGTAGCAGAAGTCTTTACATTCATCAGAAGAACATATACTTACTATGCTGGAACTTGGAACAATGCgcaaaataaaacaaatacattTTACCTGGTTTAGCAGTTTCCTGTTGGCACAGTTGATACCTCCTATAAAAACCATATTCGGCATAACCGGTTTGGGAAACTCAAAGACAAAGTCATATGTAAGTAGCCAGATTGAAGCTCTGCGGTAAAGGTCCATAACGCTGACATCTCGTTTTAAGAACTCTGTGGCCAGTTTTGCATAAGGAGAGTACAATATGTCAAACAGTACACTGTCAAATAGGCTTACAAAAACATTCTGTAGTCTCTGGATGAAGGTCATATGGTCAGTGAAGGTGGTGAACAATTTGGGTACATAGGAAGGTGGGCTAGGAGACTGAGCTGCTTCTTGTTCTATCGCAAAAGGAGCGCCGCTCGTGAAGACCACAGAAGGGATGGAGAGACATTCAGCAATGATCTCACCACATGGAAACAaagggtcactcagcatggcatcaAACTTGccttttttcaaatattcaatGAGTGTTTCATTTTGAAGAACATTCTTGCAGGATGTTAGAAGCCAAGTCGATTGATCTGTTAGTCTTTTGTATACTAGCTGTATCTTCTGAGGAATCGTCTTATGCTCAAATGCTTCTTGACTCACTTGCTTAACAAAGTCTTCCATACTTCCTTGGCCGGGAGGCACATTGTAGGTTTGCACGGCATAACCCAAGTTTTTATTAATGGGATTAGTTTCAGAGGTAATCACAACAGTTTGGTGGCCTCTTTTGGACAAGCTGTGTACCAAGCTTTGCATGCTGAGCCAGTGGCTTCCTTCTTGAGGCATCACGAGCAGTCTCCCACATTCTGCCAAACTGAAAGTAATCAGGAAAAACGTGATATCTGCAGCTAAGGACTGATAAAACTGGACCCTCATATTTGCTGTTTTATAGCACAAAGCGTTCAGGAAATCTAACAGGAAAGGCGTGTACTTGCAGGGGGATGGCTTTTAATTTTGCTTCACAGAAGAGTCCATGTAAAGGTTGACATGCTCCTGCTAGGAGAGGAGACATTCTGAGAATTCCAAAAGAAGCAGTTTTGGCACCGTTACTGTAAAAACATTCCAGAAAAGCAGTAATTGTATAGCTGGGGGCAACACAGAAGATGTATATTATAAACCCCGCCTAGGACACAAACTGAATGATGCTCCTCATACATTAACACTATGTAAACCTGTCTCCTTGCAAACGATGCCATAGTTGGACTGGCCTTACTTGACCTGAATTAAGgcctacacaaaaaaaaaactagttcAGCATCAGGCAGGGTAAacaaacatttaaagggaacctgtcatcaactttatgctgatttcagcggtgtgagctaaaagtaagtggttgccgagaaccagcatcataatcattgcagcccaggcctgaaaaagagtcaaatctacttgagaagagtcatggttactgATAATCTCCAGCActcttggcagttctctcctagagagagagggagaaaactaggtagaagactgtcagtcatcagcaggtgacgggagagcaggaatttaggaataaccaggactctttttCCCTCCGACCCCACGGGACTACTTGGTTCTCCCCGCTGGGTCTATCCCTGACTAGAGATAGCACCCCTTTCTATTTTACAATTGATTTAACACTATTTTACATTACGCTCTGAGCGTGCGTTCCACGGGCCCTTACCTTCGGGATCAGTGGAACgcaggcgcatgcgcagtacatcCCAGACCAaatacttcctcttcctcctatatttaaagggaatctgtcatctgcttttagcattttaagctgtcaccatcgctatgttcactaaagtaccttatttccagcagtcttctttttacttgatttcgttttgtccttttgatctaaaagcgctttttatgatatgctaatgagggtccaaggtgcccagaggggcgtttttttccctctccggtgcccagtgacgcccccctgcagtgcccaagaacgcctcctgatcctgaaataatctcccacagcccggcaaacggttccgccccctccccacgtcatagtctaccttctagaaatgccctgtccttcttcctgtcggcggccggaaaactcgcgcaggcgcagtaccgcctgcggcctgcgcagtaccgcctgcggcctgcgcgatcatcaacctcctcagggcaacagcctcaaaagtctcactgggcatgcgccgagcccagtgatgtaacctgagcgctgttgccctgaggaggttgatgatcgcgcaggcgcaggcggtactgcgcctgcacgagttttctggccgccgacaggaagaaggacggggcatttctagaaggtagactatgacgtggggagggggcggaaccgtttgccgggctgtgggaggttatttcaggatcaggaggcgttcttgggcactgcaggggggcgtcactgggcaccggagagggaaaaaaaacgcccctctgggcaccttggaccctcattagcatatcataaaaagcgcttttatatcaaaaggacaaaacgaaatcaagtaaaaagaagactgctggaaataaggtactttagtgaacatagcgatggtgaaagcttaaaatgctaaaagcaggtgacagattccctttaaacctgCCAGCGTCCCACTATCTACAGACGCTGTCTCTACACATATGTATTACACATAATCTCCTCCATACAGCGTCTACCTGCTCACTTCTCTATCCTCTCAATCACAACTGCGGCATaggtaagtaaggctactttcacactcgcgtttggtgcggatccatcatggatctgcacagacggatccgttcagataatacaaacgtctgtattcgttcagaacggatctcttTGTATTATatctaacatagccaagacggatccgtcttaaacaccattgaaagtcaatggaggacggatcagttttctattgtgccagattgtgtcatagaaaattgatccgtccccattgacttaaggctactttcacacttgcgttcggagcggatccgtctggtgtctgtacagacggatctgctcctataatgcaaacgcttgcatccgttcagaacggatccgtctgcataactgtttttttcagatctgatttttcacttcgtgaaaactcagatccgacagtatattctaacacagaggcgttcccatggtgatggggacgcttcaagttagaatatactaaaagaactgtgtacatgactgccccctgctgccttgcaggagctgccaggcagcagggggcagacccccccccctccctcccctgtatttaactcattggtggccagtgcggccccccctccctccctcccctgtatttaactcattggtggccagtgcggccggccccccctccctcccctgtatttaactcattggtggcaagtgtgggcggcccccctccctccctcccttgtat from Bufo bufo chromosome 7, aBufBuf1.1, whole genome shotgun sequence encodes:
- the LOC121008996 gene encoding UDP-glucuronosyltransferase 1-6-like isoform X6, whose protein sequence is MRVQFYQSLAADITFFLITFSLAECGRLLVMPQEGSHWLSMQSLVHSLSKRGHQTVVITSETNPINKNLGYAVQTYNVPPGQGSMEDFVKQVSQEAFEHKTIPQKIQLVYKRLTDQSTWLLTSCKNVLQNETLIEYLKKGKFDAMLSDPLFPCGEIIAECLSIPSVVFTSGAPFAIEQEAAQSPSPPSYVPKLFTTFTDHMTFIQRLQNVFVSLFDSVLFDILYSPYAKLATEFLKRDVSVMDLYRRASIWLLTYDFVFEFPKPVMPNMVFIGGINCANRKLLNQDFEKLVNSSGEHGFVVFSLGSMVSEIPMDKAMDMAEAFRSIPQTVIWRYTGKVPSNLGSNTHLVKWLPQNDLLAHPKARAFITHAGSHGIYEGICNAVPMVMLPLFGDQMDNAKRMESRGAGVTLNVLDMTPEDLINALDSVINKPSYKENIQRLSALHLDRPIHPLDLAVHWVEFVMRHKGAPHLRPAAHDLNWIQYHSLDVFAFLLAVLVTTFFISFKCCTYTCRRCCGRKSRPKSKSKSKKE